The bacterium nucleotide sequence GTCGAGTATACGGCGGGGACGACGGGGATCTCGCTTGCCTTTGTGTGCGCCGCGCTCGGGTACAAGACCCACTTTGTGTTCTCGGACGCGTTCAGCGTGGAGAAGCGCTACACGATGCGCGCCTACGGCGCGGACATTACCGACGTGCCAAGCAGCGAAGGCAAGATCACCGAACAATTGATCAAGACGATGATCGCCACCGCCGGCGAGATCAGCCGCCGCCCGGGGTACTGGTGGGCGGATCAACTCAACAACCATGACGGAGAAGCGGGTTACTATGCGATGGGTGAGGAGATTTGGCAGCAGACCGACGGGCGCGTGGATGCCTTCGTGCACGCGGTAAGCACGGCTCACTCAATTCACGGCACCGCCCGTGCGCTGCGCCCTCACAGACCGGATATCAGGGTCGTCGCGGTGGAGCCTGCGGAGTCGGCTGTGCTGTCGGGAAAACCCTCGGGATCCCACAAGATCGAGGGGATCGGGATCGGCTTCCTCCCGCCGCTCTGGAAGCCTGACGAGGTGGACGAGATCTTGACGGTGGCGACGGACGAGGCGAAGGCGATGGCCAGGCGTCTTGCCCGAGAGGAAGCGATCTTCGCCGGGATCTCGAGCGGGGCAAACGTGGTCGCATCCCTGCGCGTCGCGGAGCGACTCGGCCCCCGGGCCACCGTCGCCACGATCATCGTGGATTCAGGGCTCCGCTACTTGACGACGGATGTGTTCCGGACGTGACGTGCGCCGAATCAATGCGACTGCGGAACTCCGAAACGGCGAGGGCACCGGGAGCCTAGACAATAGTGAGCCGGATGATGAAACGCCGCAACCCGACTCGTCCGGTACGCCGGTATCTCAATAGATGCCTGGAAACTCGGGG carries:
- a CDS encoding cysteine synthase family protein; this translates as MRDVNATSRHVLDAIGNTPLVELRHVVTPGSARVVVKLESANPTGSMKDRMARTVVERAVADGRLPPGGTLVEYTAGTTGISLAFVCAALGYKTHFVFSDAFSVEKRYTMRAYGADITDVPSSEGKITEQLIKTMIATAGEISRRPGYWWADQLNNHDGEAGYYAMGEEIWQQTDGRVDAFVHAVSTAHSIHGTARALRPHRPDIRVVAVEPAESAVLSGKPSGSHKIEGIGIGFLPPLWKPDEVDEILTVATDEAKAMARRLAREEAIFAGISSGANVVASLRVAERLGPRATVATIIVDSGLRYLTTDVFRT